CAAAGCAAAAGAAATTAAAGAAAAAATAGAAAAGATGACAATTGATTCATACGAAAAAGAAAGAAAACTAAGTCTTCTTACATACGAAATTGAAACGATAGAAAATGTTAATCTAAAAGAGGGCGAGTATGAAGAACTTTTAGATAGAAGAAAGATGATGGCAAACAGTAAAAAGATATCCGATAATCTTTATTATGCCTATAATATGATAAAAAAAGGTAATGGTAAAGAATCGATAGAAGAACTTTTATCATCATCATTAAAACAGATCGCAGAAGTTTCATCATTTGATGGCGAAATAGAAGAAATGTATAACAGAATAAACGAAATATACTATAATCTGTCAGATGTGGGAGACTCTCTTAGAAACTATCTTTCTTCCTTTTCTTTTAATGAAAATGATGTTTACGAAACTGAAAAAAGAATAGACGAGATAAATGATTTAAGAAGGCGTTTCGGCAAAGATTATAATGATATTATGTCTTACTATTTAAAAATTAAAGAAGAAGTTAAAACTATATCGTCAACTGATGAATATATTGATACTCTTACAAAGGAACTATCATTAAAAAAAGAAGAACTTACAAATTTAAGCAATGCACTTGGCGAAAAAAGAAGAATTGCGGGTAAAAAACTTGAAAAAGAAGTTATGGCGCATCTTAACGAACTTAATATGAAAAACTGCATATTTAAAGTTGATATTGTAAAAGAAGAAAAATTCTTAAAAGACGGTACTGACAAAGTCGAATTTTTAATAAGTGCAAATGCAGGAATTGAGCCTGGTAAACTTACAAAAATAGCATCAGGCGGCGAACTTTCAAGAATAATGCTTGGAATAAATTGTGCGCTTCTTGATACTAATGATATTCCAACTATGATTTATGACGAAATTGATACAGGTGTAAGTGGAAGAGCAGCGCAGAAAATAGCAGAAAAACTTTACTATGTTTCAAAAAATAGGCAGGTTTTATGTGTTACCCACCTTGCGCAGATTGCGTCAATGGCAGACACACATTTTTTAATAGAAAAAAATGTGTATGATAATTCTACTAAAACTAAAGTTATCAAAATGAATGACGAAGAAAAGACTAACGAAATAGCGCGAATTATAGGCGGAGTAAAAATAACCCAGAATACACTAAAGAGTGCGGAGGAAATGCTTTCTCAGTCTTTAAGTTATAAAAAAGATAAAGGTTGATTTAAATGAAAGAAAGAATAACGATTTTTGTTGGCCACTACGGAAGCGGTAAAACTGAAGTAGCAGTCAACTATGCAATAAAGTTAAAAGAAGAGGGAAATGATGTTATAATTGTTGACCTTGACATTGTAAATGCGTATTACAGAACAAAAGATAACGAAAAAATGCTAAACGATATGGGCATTGAAGTAATATCCCCAACCTATGCAAATACCAATGTGGATATTCCGTCGCTTCCACCTCATTTAATTAAGGTGTTTGCCGATAAATCAAAGAAAATAGTGTTTGATGTAGGGGGAGACGATGCAGGAGCAACTGCTCTTGGAAGATTTTTTGGTTATTTTTCACAAGAAAATTACCAAATGTACTCAGTAATAAATACTAAAAGACCATTGACTGACAACAAGGAAAATATTATAATTATGACAGAGGAAATAAATTATAATTCGAGGCTTAAAATAACAGGTCTTATAAATAATACAAATTTATCGTATGAAACAGAATGTGCCGATATATTAGAGGGCGAAAAAATTGTTAAAACTGTGTGCGACGAATTAAAACTGCCTTTTATTTTTACATCTCTTTTAGAAGAGAATGTATCAGAATATAAGAAAATGTCATCTGCTAAGTTGTTTCCTATAAAGAAATATCTTAATATGCCATGGCAATTATAGATTTAAGTATGGAGGTTATAAAAAATGGCAAAGATTACTATTAATGAAGAATTATGCAAAGGTTGCGGTCTTTGTACAACAGTTTGTCCTAAGAACTTACTTATATTATCAAAGGATAAACTTAACTCTAAAGGCTACCATCCTGCAGAAATGACAGATGAGTCAAAATGTATTTCCTGTGCATTTTGTGCTACAATGTGTCCTGATTGTGTAATAGAAGTGAGAAAGGATTGATTATAATGGATAAAGTTCTTATGAAAGGTAACGAAGCGATTGCTGAAGCCGCTATCAGAGCCGGTTGCAGACATTTCTATGGTTATCCTATAACACCTCAGACAGAGGTTTCAGCCTATATGGCAAAAAATATGCCTAAAGTAGGCGGATTATTTATGCAGGCAGAAAGCGAAATTGCCGCTATCAATATGGTTTACGGTTCTGCTGCTGCAGGCGTTCGTGCTATGACATCTTCTTCAAGCCCTGGTATAAGTTTAAAAGCAGAGGGTATATCATATATGGCAGGTGCAGATTTACCTTGCGTTATTCTTAATATAGTTAGAGGTGGCCCTGGTTTAGGTGGTATTCAACCTGCTCAGTCTGACTATTTCCAGGCTACAAAAGGTCTTGCACACGGAGACTTTAATTTAGTTGTTTTAGCACCTTCTTCTATTCAGGAATGTGTTGACTTAACTTTAGAAGCATTTGATATTGCAGACCAGTACAGAATGCCTGTTATGATTATGGGCGACGGTATGCTTGGTCAGATGATGGAGCCTGTTGCATTCGGCGAATATAAAGGAAGAGATTTAAAAGAAAAAACATGGGCAACAAACGGTACAGGTTTAAAAAGAGAACATAATGTTGTCAATTCTTTATACATAGATCCTGATACATTGGAAAAAACAGTTCTTGCAAGAGATAAAATGTATGAAGAAATCAAAGAAAACGAAGTTAAATATGAAGCCGAAGGTATCGAAGATGCTGATATTATAATGGTAGCATACGGAACAATCGGCAGAATAGTAAAAAATGCTATAAAAATGGCAAGGGAAGAAGGCATCAAAGTAGGTCTTATAAGACCGATTACTCTATGGCCTTTCCCAACTAAAATAATAAATAAAGCGGCAGATACAGCCAAAGCATTTATTTCTGTTGAAATGAGTACAGGTCAGATGGTAGAGGATGTAATGATTGCTGTTAACGGAAAAGCAAAGGTTGACTTCACAGGAAGAACAGGCGGAGTTATTCCTACACCTAAAGAAATATTGGAAAAAATAAGAGAAGTTGCAGGAGGTATAAAATAATGAGTATAGTATTTAAAAAACCACATGCCCTTGCAGATGTTCCTCTTCACTACTGCCCGGGCTGTACTCACGGTATAGTTCACAGACTTGTTGCAGAGGTTATTGACGAACTTGGTATAGAAGGCAAAACAGTAGGTATCGCACCTGTTGGTTGCTCAGTATTTGCATATAACTATTTTAATTGTGATATGGTTGAAGCGGCTCACGGAAGAGCACCTGCAGTTGCAACAGGAGTTAAAAGAGCCAACCCTGACAATATTGTTTTCACATATCAGGGAGACGGGGATTTAGCAGCCATTGGTACAGCAGAAACCGTTCACGCAGCAGGTAGAAGCGAAAATATAACAATTATATTTATAAACAATGCTATTTACGGAATGACAGGTGGTCAGATGGCGCCAACATCATTGGTTGACCAGATTACCCAGACAACTCCTTTCGGAAGAAAACCTGAAACACAGGGTTATCCTATAAAGGTATGTGAAATGCTTTCTACTTTAGACGGTACAACATACGCAGAAAGAGTTGCAGTAAATAATGTTAAAAATATAAGAAATGCTAAGAAGGCTATAAAAAAAGCATTCGAAAATCAAATAAACAAAAAAGGATTCTCCATTGTAGAAGTTCTTTCAACCTGTCCTACAAACTGGGGGCTTTCTCCACAGGAAGCGCTAAAATGGTTGGAAGAAAATATGATGCCTGTTTATCCTCTTGGTGTATATAAAGATAGGGAGGATGTGTAATTATGAATCACGAAATAATTCTTGCAGGGTTTGGCGGTCAGGGTATACTGTTTGCCGGAAAACTACTTGCATATACAGGAATGATATTTGACAAAGCAGTTTCATGGCTTCCTTCATATGGGCCTGAAATGAGAGGTGGAACTTGTAACTGTCATATTATTATAAATGATTCTTCAGTTGGTTCCCCATATGTTGTTAACCCTACCGAAGCAGTAATACTTAACAAACCGTCTTTTGATAAATTTGAAAATTCTATTCTTCCGGGCGGAACATTGTTTTATGATAGTTCTCTTTGTGATAATGAGCATAAAAGAGATGATATAAAATATGTGGGTATACCTGCTACAACAATGGCATATGATATGAATGCATCAAAACTTGCCAATATGATTATAACAGGTAAAGTTTTAAAAGAAACAGGAATGTTCAACTTAGAAGATGTATCTGTTGCTTTATCAAAACTTATTCCACCAAAAAGAGCAGAAATGCTTGAAATAAATACAAAAGCAATAGAAGCAGGTTTTAATTACTAATTTAAAGACCAAAGTGCAGTTTATTATGTACTTTGGTCTTTTTTGTATATTTTATATACTTTCTATAAAAAAACACAATTTGTAGTGTATTTTTTATAAAAAATTCATAAATATATGATAATATTTCTTGATATTTTTTGTAGGATATGTTAAAATGTAACTATAAAAAATATATATACCAAGGAGGAATTTAAAGTGTTGAAGAAATTAATTTCCATTACACTTGTAATCACAATGTTTTTAAGCCTATCTGCAGTTAGTTTTGCTGCCAATGCTTTTTCTGATGTATCAGAAGAAGATTATTCATGGGCAGTAAGTCAGATCAGCGAAATGGCAGATAAAGGAATTATCACAGGTTATCCTGACGGTACATTTAAGCCTGATAAAGGTATTACAAAAGTAGAAGCAATGCTTCTTATATCCAGAATTTTAGGAATTAAAAATGATGTATATTCTGATAAACTTGAGGATATATATGATATATACGAAGATGACCTTGAAGATTTAGACCTTCAGTATAAAAACGAAGTTGCTTTCTTAATATATAAAGGTGTATTCTCATTAGACGAAATTTTAGATATAGCCGATAATGATGAATTTAATGAACCTCTTTTAAGATATGAAGCAGCAGAATATTTAGCAAAAGTTTTAGGCGGAGAAGTTGATTTGTCAGATGATGATACAGGATATGAAGATGAAAATAAAATTCCTGCAGGTAAAAGAGCATTTGTTAAATATGTAAAAGACAAAAATATTATGCAGGGAATGAGCGAAACAACATTTGAGCCTTCATTCCAGGTTAACAGAGCCCAGATGGCAGTTATGCTTTACAGAGTTATGGGTCTTTCAGAACTTCTTTTTGTTGAAGGTAAATATGACAGAATAAGAAATGATGAAATAACAGTTGAACTTGAAAGTGGCGACGGAGATTATGATGTTTCCGATGCAGTATTTTATCTAAACGGAGAAGAAATAGAAAGCGACGAATTAAAAGAAGGCATAGATGTTATCTTGGTATTTGAAGACACAACCTTAAAAAGAGTTGAAGCAATCTATTTTGAACCAGAAGTACATACTTTAGTTTTAGGAGAAATTAAAGAAATCGTTTTAACATCAGTTAAAACTGTTAAAATTGATAACAGTCAGACAGGGGAAGTAGAAATTTATTCTGTTCTTCCAACTTGTGAAGTTTATGTTGACGGTTCTTATGCTACACTTTCAGTTTTAAGAACAAAAGATAACGCTAAGTTATATCTTGATGAAGATAACAAAGTATTTAGAATTGATGTATTAGACGCAACAGACGAATTTACAGACGGAGTTATTAAAGAACTTTCTTTCGATGAGAGAAAAGTTGTTATCCAGAGAAAAAACGGTATAATTGAAACATATTTTGTTTCAGACGAAATTGCAGTTATAAGAAATGGTAAAGATTCAACTTTAGCAAATCTTATTGTTGGAGATAAAGTATCTAAGGTTATCGTAAGATATAATAAGATCAGTAAATTACAGGTAACAAGTGAAATCGGTAGTTTATCTGGTACAATTACTGAAATTTTAATTGCAAAACAATCTTCTATCGTTGTTACTAAAGACGGGGATGATGAAAGATACCCTCTTACCAATTCTATTAAAGTATTCTTAGACGATGAAGAATGTGAAATCTATGATTTAAGACTTGATATGACAGCGAAAATCACAACAGACAGTGGTGCGGTTTCCGAAATCAGAGTTTCAACAGTTGAAGAAGTAAGTCAGATTTCTGGTGTTGTAGAAGTTGTTAATCCGTCTTACGGTTTTATAAATGTTAAAACTGCAAATGGTGAGTCTAAACAGATTTTTGTTTCATCATCAACAAAAATTACTGCTGATGGTGCAGTTACTGCAACAAAAACAATTAAAAACATCTATGTAGATGATTATGTTGTTGTTATCGGCAGAATGGTTAACGGAGCATTCCAGGCTTCAACTATCGTAATAGTTCAGTAAAAAAATGGAGGATAAATCACAATGAAAGATTATACTACTGGCTCAATCAGAAATATTGCCTTAGTTGCCCATGGCGGAACAGGTAAAACTAATTTAGCAGAAGCAATGCTTTACAATGCTAAACTTATCGACAGACAGGGTAAAGTGCTTGACGGAAATACCGTTATGGACTTTGACCAGGAAGAAGTAAAAAGAAAAATTTCTATCAATACTGCACTTGCAAGTTTTGAATGGAACGATTGTAAAATAAATATAATTGACACACCGGGATATTTTGATTTCGTCGGCGAAATGATAGAAGGAACATCTGTTGCTGACGGTGTTATCATTATGGTAAGCGGAAAATCAGGTGTTCAGGTTGGTACAGAAAAAGCATGGAAAGTTGCAGAAAAAAATAATATCCCTAAAATAATATTCGTTAATGAAATTGACGAAGAAGATGTTGATTTTACTGCAGTTGTTAACAGTCTGAAAGAAACATTCGGTAAATCTATCGCTCCTTTATATATTCCTATAAGAGATAACGGTAAAGTAGTTGGTTTCTATGATGTTATCCATGCCGAAGCAAGAAAATATGTTACAGGCGGAAACGAGGCAATGGACTTACCTGCTCAGTATGAGAGCGAAGTTAAAGAAAATACTGATATGTTAAGCGAAGCTGTTGCTGAAACAAGCGATGAACTTATGGAAAAATATTTTAACGGCGAAGAATTCACTAAAAAAGAAATACTTGGCGCAGTTAGAAAAGGTATTGACGAATGTTCTATCGTTCCAGTATTATTCGGTTCTGCTCTTAAAAATATCGGTATTAAAGCATTAGTTGATGCAGTTGCAGAATATTTCCCTGCACCAAACGAAATAAAACAAAGAACAGCATATAAACCTGGTACAGAAGAAGTTATCGAAGTTAAAACTGAAGATGGAGAACCTTTATCACTATTTGTATTTAAAACATTGGTTGACCCATATGTTGGTAAATTAAGTTACTTTAAGGTTATGTCAGGAACATTAACTCCTGATACAACTCTTAAAAACATTAGAAAAAATGAAGATGAAAGAATTTCAAGAATTTTTACAATGTGTGGTAAAAAACAGATTGAAGTTAAAAAACTTTCTGCAGGGGATATAGGTGCAGTTAATAAACTTAATATCACAAAAACAGGGGATACACTTTCTGACAGTAAGTGTCTTGTAGAATTTGAAAAACTTGTTTTCCCTAAACCTGCATTATCATTAGCAATTCTTCCAAAAGAAAAAGGCGATGAAGAAAAAATCAGTTCAGGTCTTTCAAAATTAAGACACGAAGACCCAAGTTTTAACTTCTATAATAACACAGAAACTCATCAGCTTATAATCTCAGGTATGGGCGAACAGCATATTGATGTTATTATCAGTAAATTAAAATCAAGATACGGTGCAGAAGTTACTTTAGCAGAGCCAAAAGTTCCATACAGAGAAACAATTAAGAAAAAGGTTACTGCAGAAGGTAAACATAAGAAACAATCAGGTGGTCATGGTCAGTATGGTCATGTTAAAATCGAAATTGAACCTGGACATAGCGAAGGATTAGAATTTGGAGAACAGATTTTTGGTGGAAGCGTTCCAAAGAACTATTTCCCTGCAGTTGAAAAAGGTCTTCAGGAAAGTATTGAACACGGTGTTCTTGCAGGTTACCCTGTTGTTAACCTAAAAGCAACACTTCTTGACGGTTCTTACCATCCAGTTGACTCTTCTGAAATGGCATTTAAAATGGCAGCGCATATAGCATATAAAAACGGTTTGGAACAGGCAAACCCAGTTTTATTAGAACCAATCGGTAAACTTGTTGTTATAGTTCCTGATCATTATATGGGCGATATTATGGGCGATGTTAATAAGAGAAGAGGAAGAATTCTTGGTATGAACCCAATAGGCGACGGGTTGCAGGAAGTTACTGCCGAAGTGCCTATGGCTGAAATGCACAAATACGCAATTGACCTTCGTTCAATGACTCATGCAAGAGGAAGTTTTGAATTTGACTTTGAAAGATATGAAGAAGCACCAAATATGGTAGCAGAAAAAATAATTGCAGAGTCCAAAAAATAAATTAAACTAAAAGGATGCAAAATTTATTTTGCATCCTTTTTAATTTGTAAAAATATAAAAAATATTTTGCTTTTTTAATCACTTTGTATTATAATAAAAAAGATGTATATTTATTACGAGGTGATTTAATGGTAAAAAAACTTTCTGCTCCCACAGACTTAACAAAAGGGACACCGTGGAAAGGTATATTGATGTTTACTCTGCCAATGTTAATTGGTAATATAGCCCAGCAATTATACAGTACGGTGGATAGTATTGTTGTTGGTAAATATATAGGGGATAATGCCCTTGCCGCAGTCGGCAGTGCAATGCCTATTCTTAATATGCTTCTTGTTTTATTTATCGGTATATCTGCAGGTGCTAATATTATGGTGTCCCAGTATTACGGTGCTAAAAACAGGGATGCCCTTTCTTATACAATAGGTAACTCTATAACAATAACCATAATTTGCTGTATAGGTCTTATCCTTGTTGCAACACCTTTTATCAGGCCTATTCTTATAATGTTAAATACTCCGCAGTCTATACTTAATGACTGTACAAGTTATCTTACAATTTCTCTCATAGGTATTGCGGGTATGGCTTTTTATAATATTTTAAGTGGTATTATAAGAGGTATGGGAGATTCTTTTTCCTGCCTGATTTATTTACTGGTTGCAACAGTTATAAATATTGTTTTAGATATAGTTTTTGTTGCCTATGTAAAAATGGGGGTAGCAGGTGTTGCATATGCTACTGTAATTTCACAGGTTGTTTCTGCTTCTTTATGTCTTATTAAACTTTCTAAAATGAACGAATATTTTGACTTTGGCTTAAAATATATAAAACCTGTCGGCACATATTTAAAAACTATAATAAGGCTTGGTATTCCGTCAGGAGTAACTCAGGCAATAGTATCTTCTGCTATGATTGTTGTTCAATCGCTTACAAATTGTTTTGGCGAACTTTTTATTGCAGCCAATGTAATTATAATGCGTGTTGACGGTTTTGCCATGATGCCAAACTTCTCTTTCGGAATGTCCCTTACAACTTATTCAGGGCAGAATGTAGGCGCAGGTAATTATGAAAGGGTTACAAAAGGTGCAAAGCAGGGAACACTTCTTGCGGTTTTATGTTCAACATTTATAACACTTGTTATTTTAATATTCGGTAAATACCTTATGATGTTATTTACAGATACCAAAGAACTTGTTGATATGAGTTATAATCTTATGATGATTCTTGCAGTTGGATATATTGCTATGGCTGTAACACAAAGCTTGTCAGGTATTATGAGAGGAGCAGGGGATACATTAACCCCTATGTGGATTTCTCTTATTACAATCGTATTTCTGCGTGTTCCTCTTGCATATGGTATATCATATATGACAAGAACACCCCTTCTTCCATATGGTGTAAAAGAATGTATCCAGATTTCTCTTCTTATATCATGGGTTATGAATGCAATTATAACTTTACTTTTCTATAAAGCAGGTAGATGGAAGAAAAAAGCAATTACAAACAGTATTCAGGAAAACTAATATATAATAAAAAATAATGCACTGTGAAGATAATCTTCACAGTGCATTTTTGTTTAATCATTTCAATATTAGTTGTGCAAATTTTATTAAAATAAATTGCTTATTGCAATTTATTTCATCGCTTCTTCAACAGCAACAGCAACTGCAACAGATGCACCAACCATTGGGTTATTACCCATACCGATTAGTCCCATCATTTCAACGTGAGCAGGAACTGAAGATGAACCTGCAAACTGAGCATCAGAGTGCATTCTTCCCATTGTGTCTGTTAAACCGTAAGAAGCAGGACCTGCAGCCATATTGTCTGGGTGAAGAGTTCTTCCTGTACCTCCGCCTGAAGCAACGGAGAAGAAGTTTTTACCCATTTCAATTCTTTCTTTTTTGTATGTGCCCATAACAGGGTGCTGGAATCTTGTAGGGTTAGTAGAGTTACCTGTGATACCAACGCCTGCATCTTCAAGATGAAGAATAGCAACACCTTCTCTTACATCGTTTGCGCCATAGCAGTTAACTTTTGCTTTGTCTCCGTTTGAGTAAGGAATTTTTTCTATAACTTTAAGTTCGCCTGTAGCATAGTCATAATCAGTTTTAACGTATGTGAAACCGTTAATTCTTGAAATGATCTGAGCTGCATCTTTACCAAGACCGTTTAAGATAACTCTTAATGGCTCTTTTCTAACTTTGTTTGCTGATCTTGCGATACCGATAGCACCTTCAGCAGCAGCAAATGATTCGTGTCCTGCAACGAATGCAAAACATTTTGTTTCTTCTCTTAAAAGCATAGCAGCAAGATTACCGTGGCCTAAACCAACTTTTCTCTGTTCAGCAACTGAACCAGGAATACAGAATGCCTGTAAACCTTCACCGATTGCTTCAGCAGCATCAGCAGCAACTTTGCAACCTTTTTTAATTGCAATAGCAGCACCAAGTGCGTATGCGTAACAAGCATTTTCAAAACAGATTGGCTGAATGTCTTTAACTAATTTTAAAACATCAATGCCTTTGTCATTACAGATTTTAACTGCATCTTCAATACTTGCAATATCATATTGTTTAAGAACAACATTTATTTTATCAATTCTTCTTTCGTAACCTTCAAATAATGGCATAACAACTCACCTCCTGATTATTCTTTTCTTGGATCGATATATTTAACAGCATCGTCAAATCTACCGTATCTGCCTGTAGCCTTATCCATAGCTTCTTTAGGATCTGTACCTGCTTTAATCATATCCATCATTCTTCCGAAGTTGATGAATTCGTAACCGATAATTAAATCTTTATCGTCAATAGCAAGTTTTGTAACATAACCTTCAGCCATTTCTAAGTATCTTGGACCTTTTTCAGTAGTTGAATACATTGTACCAACCTGAGAACGAAGCCCTTTACCTAAGTCTTCCAAACCAGCACCGATAGGTAAACCGTTTTCAGAGAAAGCAGTCTGAGTTCTACCGTAGATAATCTGTAGGAATAATTCTCTCATAGCAGTATTTATAGCATCACAAACAAGGTCTGTGTTAACTGCTTCAAGTAAAGTTTTACCTGCTAAAATTTCAGCAGCCATAGCAGCAGAGTGAGTCATACCGGAACAACCGATTGTTTCAACCAATGCTTCTTTGATAATACCGTCTTTAACGTTAAGGCTAAGCTTACATGCGCCCTGCTGAGGTGCACACCAGCCGATACCGTGTGTAAAACCGGAAATATCTTTGATTTCTTTTGCCTGAACCCATTTGCCTTCTTCAGGAATAGGAGCAGGACCATGATTAACGCCTTTTGCAAGGCATATCATATTTTGAACTTCATGTGTTAATTCGCTCATGATAATCCTCCTTAGTTAATTATTTCAAATTTTATTATACTTAAAATTAGTATACTTGTCCATAGTTTTTTAAAATTTTTTACACATTAAATCTGAATAAAACTACATCTCCGTCCTGGAATACATATTCTTTTCCTTCAGAACGAACAAGCCCTTTCTCTTTAGCATTAGCCATACTTCCACATTCTATTAAATCTTTATAAGAAATTACTTCTGCACGGATAAATCCTCTCTCAAAATCTGAATGGATTTTACCTGCTGCCTGAGGTGCTTTTGTTCCTATTTTAATTGTCCACGCTCTTGTTTCAGTTTCACCTGCAGTAAGAAAACTCATAAGACCAAGTAATTTGTAACTTGCCTTAATCAGTCTGTCAAGACCTGATTCGTTAATTCCAAGTTCATTTAAAAATGCATTCTTTTCTTCATCGTCAAGTTCTGCAATTTCAGATTCTATCTTTGCAGAAATAGGGAGTACCAAAGAATTTTCTTTATCTGCAATTTCACTTACCTTTTTAACAAGTTCGTTATTGTCAATTCCGTCAATAAAATCATCTTCAGAAACATTTGTAGCATATATAACAGGTTTTGCAGTAATAAGTGCAACCTCTTTTATAGCCTCTTTTTCTTCAGCTGATAAATCTAAAAGACGAACACAGGTTTCGTTTTCAAGCGCTTCTTTAATTTTTAAAAGAACATCAAGTTCTGCCTGATACTTTTTGTCTCCCTTTAACATTTTTCTTGTTCTGTCTATCCTTTTTTCAACTATATCAAGGTCAGAAAGTATAAGTTCTATATTGATTGTGTCAATATCTCTTTTAGGGTCAATGCTTCCTTCAACGTGAACAATGTTAGGGTCTTCAAAACATCTTACAACGTGAATAATAGCATCAACTTCTCTTATATGAGATAAGAATTTATTTCCAAGGCCTTCGCCCTTTGATGCACCCTTAACAAGCCCTGCAATATCTACAAATTCAATAGCAGCAGGAATAGTTTTTTTAGAGTTATACATCTTAGTAAGCACATCCAGCCTTTCGTCAGGAACAGTAACTATTCCGACATTTGGGTCAATAGTGCAAAAAGGGTAGTTGGCAGATTCAGCACCTGCTTTTGTTATTGCATTAAATAGTGTACTCTTACCAACATTAGGTAAGCCTACTATACCTAATTTCATACTAAAATCATTCCTTTATACATAATAATCTACTATGCATTATACCTTATTTTTCCCTGAATTTCAACACTTACAAACCAAATAAAAAATTTTTTTCAAATATACTTAATTCCCCTTGACATAACACTATATATGGTGTATAATCTTCAATGTTGACGCTTATATTGTGTTTTGGTTCTGTGGGAAAATCGCATAACCAAGCACTTTTTAACACTATTTATACGAATGAAAAGGAATAAATTAAGGGAAAGGGAGAAAAAAATGGAAAACTACACAATGGAAAATTGGTTCAGTACCGATTTACAAAGAGATATCTGGCTTAAAAAGTATCAGCATAATGACGAATCATTTGACGAATTTTTTGAAAGAGTAAGCGGTGGAAACAAAAAAATCAAAGAATTTATGATGGCAAAAAAATTCCTTCCTGGCGGAAGAATTATAGCAAGCCGCGGACTTAATAAAAAGAACAGAAAGATTACATATTCAAACTGTTATGTTATTACTCCGCCTGAGGATAATATAGAAAGTATTTTTGAATGTGCATCTAAACTTGCAAGAACATTTTCATACGGTGGAGGTTGTGGTATAGATATATCCAAACTTTCTCCTGCAGGTGCTAAAATAAACAATGCTGCCAAAGAAACTACAGGTAGTGTTTCATTTATGGACCTTTATTCGCTTGTAACCGAACTTATAGGCCAGTCTGGAAGAAGAGGAGCGCTTATGATTTCTCTTGACTGTTCCCACCCTGATGTTGAATCATTTATAGATATAAAGAATGACCTTGATAAAGTTACAAAAGCAAACATTTCAATAAG
The sequence above is drawn from the Clostridia bacterium genome and encodes:
- a CDS encoding S-layer homology domain-containing protein, whose product is MLKKLISITLVITMFLSLSAVSFAANAFSDVSEEDYSWAVSQISEMADKGIITGYPDGTFKPDKGITKVEAMLLISRILGIKNDVYSDKLEDIYDIYEDDLEDLDLQYKNEVAFLIYKGVFSLDEILDIADNDEFNEPLLRYEAAEYLAKVLGGEVDLSDDDTGYEDENKIPAGKRAFVKYVKDKNIMQGMSETTFEPSFQVNRAQMAVMLYRVMGLSELLFVEGKYDRIRNDEITVELESGDGDYDVSDAVFYLNGEEIESDELKEGIDVILVFEDTTLKRVEAIYFEPEVHTLVLGEIKEIVLTSVKTVKIDNSQTGEVEIYSVLPTCEVYVDGSYATLSVLRTKDNAKLYLDEDNKVFRIDVLDATDEFTDGVIKELSFDERKVVIQRKNGIIETYFVSDEIAVIRNGKDSTLANLIVGDKVSKVIVRYNKISKLQVTSEIGSLSGTITEILIAKQSSIVVTKDGDDERYPLTNSIKVFLDDEECEIYDLRLDMTAKITTDSGAVSEIRVSTVEEVSQISGVVEVVNPSYGFINVKTANGESKQIFVSSSTKITADGAVTATKTIKNIYVDDYVVVIGRMVNGAFQASTIVIVQ
- the fusA gene encoding elongation factor G; translation: MKDYTTGSIRNIALVAHGGTGKTNLAEAMLYNAKLIDRQGKVLDGNTVMDFDQEEVKRKISINTALASFEWNDCKINIIDTPGYFDFVGEMIEGTSVADGVIIMVSGKSGVQVGTEKAWKVAEKNNIPKIIFVNEIDEEDVDFTAVVNSLKETFGKSIAPLYIPIRDNGKVVGFYDVIHAEARKYVTGGNEAMDLPAQYESEVKENTDMLSEAVAETSDELMEKYFNGEEFTKKEILGAVRKGIDECSIVPVLFGSALKNIGIKALVDAVAEYFPAPNEIKQRTAYKPGTEEVIEVKTEDGEPLSLFVFKTLVDPYVGKLSYFKVMSGTLTPDTTLKNIRKNEDERISRIFTMCGKKQIEVKKLSAGDIGAVNKLNITKTGDTLSDSKCLVEFEKLVFPKPALSLAILPKEKGDEEKISSGLSKLRHEDPSFNFYNNTETHQLIISGMGEQHIDVIISKLKSRYGAEVTLAEPKVPYRETIKKKVTAEGKHKKQSGGHGQYGHVKIEIEPGHSEGLEFGEQIFGGSVPKNYFPAVEKGLQESIEHGVLAGYPVVNLKATLLDGSYHPVDSSEMAFKMAAHIAYKNGLEQANPVLLEPIGKLVVIVPDHYMGDIMGDVNKRRGRILGMNPIGDGLQEVTAEVPMAEMHKYAIDLRSMTHARGSFEFDFERYEEAPNMVAEKIIAESKK
- a CDS encoding MATE family efflux transporter, with product MVKKLSAPTDLTKGTPWKGILMFTLPMLIGNIAQQLYSTVDSIVVGKYIGDNALAAVGSAMPILNMLLVLFIGISAGANIMVSQYYGAKNRDALSYTIGNSITITIICCIGLILVATPFIRPILIMLNTPQSILNDCTSYLTISLIGIAGMAFYNILSGIIRGMGDSFSCLIYLLVATVINIVLDIVFVAYVKMGVAGVAYATVISQVVSASLCLIKLSKMNEYFDFGLKYIKPVGTYLKTIIRLGIPSGVTQAIVSSAMIVVQSLTNCFGELFIAANVIIMRVDGFAMMPNFSFGMSLTTYSGQNVGAGNYERVTKGAKQGTLLAVLCSTFITLVILIFGKYLMMLFTDTKELVDMSYNLMMILAVGYIAMAVTQSLSGIMRGAGDTLTPMWISLITIVFLRVPLAYGISYMTRTPLLPYGVKECIQISLLISWVMNAIITLLFYKAGRWKKKAITNSIQEN
- a CDS encoding GGGtGRT protein, whose protein sequence is MPLFEGYERRIDKINVVLKQYDIASIEDAVKICNDKGIDVLKLVKDIQPICFENACYAYALGAAIAIKKGCKVAADAAEAIGEGLQAFCIPGSVAEQRKVGLGHGNLAAMLLREETKCFAFVAGHESFAAAEGAIGIARSANKVRKEPLRVILNGLGKDAAQIISRINGFTYVKTDYDYATGELKVIEKIPYSNGDKAKVNCYGANDVREGVAILHLEDAGVGITGNSTNPTRFQHPVMGTYKKERIEMGKNFFSVASGGGTGRTLHPDNMAAGPASYGLTDTMGRMHSDAQFAGSSSVPAHVEMMGLIGMGNNPMVGASVAVAVAVEEAMK